The stretch of DNA ctggaatatttaattctgtGACATCTGGGATGTcagattttagtgttccccttgTGAAAAAATTATATCGATCTAAtctctagcatttttttttttattagatgtCTGCAGAATCCCCACTCGATGGAGCAGATAATGGAGGCAGTGAAAGCGAAATGTACTTTACCTCCAGTGTCAGAGGACTGTTTGTACCTAAACGTGTTCACACCTTCTGATCGAGAGAAGGAGGAGAAGCTGCCAGTAAGAGTCAAGCGTGTATTGTGTGACTAACATTTCTATATAATTGCTGCTGTGTGCAGGTGCAGATTTTATTGCTTCCACTTTTGTGTGCACTGAGGCCGTGCCCATGGCAGTCCCTTATGTTTCTAATTGGAGACACTGAGAGTAAATCTCATTCACATTGACCTGCATTCCCTATTAATGAACAGCTTCTACTCATTGCCTAGGTCATGGTATTCATACATGGCGGAGCCCTGACGATGGGGGGAGCCATGATGTTTGAAGGTTCTGCACTGGGTGCCCATGAAAACGTTGTAGTTGTTTCCATCCAGTACCGGCTGGGGCTCCTCGGCTTCCTTAGGTAATGTCTATACAGACAGTGACTTTACTGCCCAGAGGCAAGACATGAAATGACAATGCTGTGCTGCCATCCGGCTATACCTGGTGTTATGTGGACGGGACCAATGTCAGTCTTTGTGCACATTACTCTGCAGGGAGCCACTGGGTTGAGGTCACCTCATTTTATTAACAGCTATCTTTTCTTGTCGCAGTACTGGAGATGACCGCGCTCCTGGGAACTACGGCTTCTTGGATCAGGTTGAAGCTCTCCAGTGGGTTCAGAAGAACATTGCAGATTTCGGAGGGGACCCCGACTCTGTGACTATATTTGGGGAGTCTGCGGGGGGGATCAGCGTCTCTGCACTGGTGAGCAGTTGTGATGCTGATATGTTGCTCATTATTAAGGGTCTGATTGGGCGGTTGTTCTATAGATGAAGGTAAAGGCTTGTAGTTCAACCCTTAATGATCCTGCCCCCTTCTGTGTATTTCTTATATTCAGGTGGCGTCTCCACTGGCCAAAGGCTTATTCCACAGAGCTATTGCTGAGAGTGGTGTAGCCATAATGCCGGGTTTGGTGGCCCAGACTAAAGAGGAAAGTGTGTTTTACAGTAATGTAAGTATGACTAAGGCCATAAAATGCTGCACTGTGAGGACCTAGCGCCTCGAGTAAAAGTGCCGTCAATCGTCCGACCAATGACCTCAGCGCTAGTCTGATGGGTGACAGGATCACTCGTACACCATCCAGTGTAGTCAGGCAATTTGCTGTGGATAACGATGATTGCAAATTTTGCTTCTGCCGCTAGGATAACCATTGAGCGACTTCCCATCGGGTGCAGTTGTTATCGGGCCCTTACTCTCGGGGTCCATCACTGTTCCCAGAACTCTGCTATATTGTTGATAATCTTCTCATTTTCTTCTCACAAATCCTCCCTGCACTGTTCTTCACTGGCCGAGTGTGATCTTATGCAGCCGAGTGCTTTAATATTGCTGCTAGCCACTTGATGGGGGCCATACTAATAAGGGAGTAGCGGGGAATTGTGGGCCATGTGGCTGAGGCCACATCAGGTGTCTGGGGAACCTACAATGCTGTGGCAGCGGAGGCCATGTAAGAGCCTGTCAGGTGTGGGATGCGAGAGACGAACGAAGGTGCAGTAATGGGGCAAGCACTGACTATTTGCTTGTGTCGAATTTTTCTCTCTTCTGCAGATCGTAGCCAATATTTCGGGCTGTGGTTTGGACACGCTTGTGGACTGTCTGAAGGCGAAATCTGAAGAAGAGATCCTGTCTCTAGTTGTCTCTATGGTACGGTCAGTGAAGTCATAGGGTTCATCACCCTGATTCCTCACCACCCCTGACCCCCAGTGATCCAGGGAATATTCACCAGTTCTATCTACATCACACTGATTTCCTACTGGCAGAAAGCtgtgcagaattgtgaatgcagctctggatgtgaacgAAATGTATGAAGTTATACAGAAGGAAAGCATATTACAAAATCTGCAGCATCTTCATTCCCACGGCCTCTATCACCACACCCTCCTGTCCTCTGGCTCAGTGGTCCCCACCACCCCACCATCCTGTCCTCTGGCTCAGTGGTCTCCACCACCACACATTCTGTCCTTTTTGTTCCAGTGACCACCACCCTCCACCTCCTTTCCTTGAACCTTTAAATCACCGCTCTCTTAACTGCTTTTGATTTTTAATGCTGGAGCATTTAATTTCTCTGTAATAGTTTGGGGGTCTTGAGGGGGCACAGTTGGGTTTCACCCTTTACTTTTCTCCTCTGCCCGCAGAAAATGATAGCTCTGCCTGCAAGTGTCGATGGGGCATTCTTCCCTAAAGCCGCCGAGCAGATTATGGCCGATAAAGAGGTGAACAGCGTTCCTCTTATTACCGGAGTCAACAACCAGGAATTTGGATGGATCCTCCCTTCGGTAAGATTGATAGAGGAGGAAATGCTGAGATCATCTTATCTTTACATCATTGATCTTTCTCATTCTATCCCCAGGCGATGAATATCTCAGGGTTTCGAGAAGGAATGGAGAGAGAGCAGGTAGAAGAAATGCTGAAGAACTTCCCTATTCTGGTATGAGCACTGCTGGCAGGAGCTGCCAATGGCTGAGGGTGGATTATGGGGCACTTAGATGGCAACATGCATGATTATAAGCCACAGGCCTTGTAAACAGGGTGGTAGCCACAGAAAGCCATGACAATGGTGCCCACCCTGAGATGATGAACCATCCACCAGTTTTTCTGTGCCCACCTGATCCTGGAGGTCCTTACTTGCTCAATATGTCCCGACTTCTACATCCTGCAGAGTATACGAGATTCTGCTCATTTGTCTGTGACCCCACCAGGAGCCGAGGCCGGCAGCCATCATCTTCTACCATCGGCTTTAGACCTCCTGTGAAATCTCCGCTTGTGGTGTCATTCTGGTGATATTGATATATTTCAGGGTCCATTCAGCAGCGCCACCAGCTTCCTGCTTGACGAATACATTGGAGATGAGACTGATCCTGCCGAAGTCCGGAACCGCCTCATAGATCTGATTGGAGACCTTATCTTTGTCATCCCAGCACTAAGAGCGGCGAAATACCACCGAGGTATGATGAACGAGACGGAGAATAACCTCCACACATATGTTGTgccccacatacaggtccttctcaaaaaattagcatatagtgttaaatttcattatttagcataatgtaatgattacaattaaactttcatatattatagattcattatccaccaactgaaatttgtcaggtcttttattgttttaatactgatgattttggcatacaactcctgataacccaaaaaacctgtctcaataaattagcatatttcacccatccaatcaaataaaagtgttttttaataacaaacaaaaaaaccatcaaataataatgttcagttatgcactcaatacttggtggggaatcctttggcagaaatgactgcttcaatgcggcgtggcatggaggcaatcagcctgtgacactgctgagatgttatggaggcccaggatgcttcaatagcggccttaagctcatccagagtgttgggtcttgcgtctctcaactttctcttcacaatatcccacagattctctatggggttcaggtcaggagagttggcaggccaattgagcacagtaataccatggtcagtaaaccatttaccagtggttttggcactgtgagcaggtgccaggtcgtgctgaaaaatgaaatcttcatctccataaagcatttcagccgatggaagcatgaagtgctccaaaatctcctgatagctagctgcattgaccctgcccttgatgaaacacagtggaccaacaccagcagctgacatggcaccccacaccatcactgactgtgggtacttgacactggacttcaggcattttggcatttccttctccccagtcttcctccagactctggcaccttgatttccgaatgacatgcaaaatttgctttcatcagaaaaaagtacttgggaccacttagcaacagtccagtgctgcttctctgtagcccaggtcaggcgcctctgccgctgtttatggttcaaaagtggctttacctggggaatgcggcacctgtagcccatttcctgcacacgcctgtgcacggtggctctggatgtttccacaccagactcggtccactgcttcctcaggttccccaaggtctggaatcggtccttctccacaatcttcctcagggtccggtctcctcttctcgttgtacagcgttttctgccacattgtttccttccaacagacttaccattgaggtgccttgatacagcactctgggaacagcctatttgttgagaaatttctttctgggtcttaccctcttgcttgagggtgtcaatgatggccttcttgacatctgtcaggtcgctagtcttacccatgatgggggttttgagtaatgaaccaggcagggagtttataaaagcctcaggtatcttttgcatgtgtttagagttaattagttgattcagaagattagggtaataggtcgtttagagaaccttttcttgatatgctaatttattgagacaggttttttgggttatcaggagttgtatgccaaaatcatcagtattaaaacaataaaagacctgacaaatttcagttggtggataatgaatctataatatatgaaagtttaattgtaatcattacattatggtaaataatgaaatttaacactatatgctaattttttgagaaggacctgtatatagggtGAAAGGACGGGGACCACGGTCACCTCCTCTCTATGGTGTTGGGAGTCTCTGCAGAGCATAGGTTCTTGTTCTGAGCCCCACACAATCTTTTATTCCAGATTCTGGCCATCCCACCTACTTCTACGAGTTCCAGCACCGTCCATCGGTCTTTGAGGACTTGAAGCCGGACTTTGTGAAAGCCGATCACGGGGATGAGGTGTTCTTTGTGATAGGAGGTCCTTTCTTGAAGGGTGATGTTCTGTTTACAGGTGACCACCTTAGTCTGCGGTAATCATGTGGGTGGATGATGGATGGTGGTTAGTGGGTGGATGATCGAGGCATTTAAAGGTCAGTCACACAATGTAGCCAAAAAGTTGTTTAAATGTATAGAAAACAAGAATGGAATTCTCTTCTTGCCATATTGTATCACACAGAACAGATCTGTTTTATTTCTAAATTGTTAACAGCGACAAATCTCAAAGTTGGGAGAAGGGAAACAAAAGGCTGGAAAACTGTCCCATGACTGTATAAAAAGAGCATgtgagagaggcagagtctctcagaagtaaAGACGACCAGAGGTGACTGATGCATCTTAAGATGGTGGAACAATTTAATAAAAATGTCATCGTACGTGAAGTTACAGACTTTGACTATCCTCCACCTCCATCACATATCAAGATTCAGAGATTGTGGAGAAATCCATCTGCACAAGGGAGAAAGTGGACGATCAGTATTGGGGGCTCCTGGTCTCCAGGCCCTCAGGCCGCACTGCATTAAATACAGACAGGATCCGATCATGCAAATCTCTGA from Ranitomeya imitator isolate aRanImi1 chromosome 9, aRanImi1.pri, whole genome shotgun sequence encodes:
- the LOC138649269 gene encoding fatty acyl-CoA hydrolase precursor, medium chain-like — protein: MMRALMRVVVLCTLALGVLTSGEDDPPQVETQYGKLQGKTLSAKGTDRTVHAFYGVPFAKPPVGPLRFASPEPPESWSSVREASDYAPICLQNPHSMEQIMEAVKAKCTLPPVSEDCLYLNVFTPSDREKEEKLPVMVFIHGGALTMGGAMMFEGSALGAHENVVVVSIQYRLGLLGFLSTGDDRAPGNYGFLDQVEALQWVQKNIADFGGDPDSVTIFGESAGGISVSALVASPLAKGLFHRAIAESGVAIMPGLVAQTKEESVFYSNIVANISGCGLDTLVDCLKAKSEEEILSLVVSMKMIALPASVDGAFFPKAAEQIMADKEVNSVPLITGVNNQEFGWILPSAMNISGFREGMEREQVEEMLKNFPILGPFSSATSFLLDEYIGDETDPAEVRNRLIDLIGDLIFVIPALRAAKYHRDSGHPTYFYEFQHRPSVFEDLKPDFVKADHGDEVFFVIGGPFLKGDVLFTGTSTEEEKVLSKAVMRYWANFARTGDPNGSGLEHWPQYDEDEDYMEIKLKQTAAKHLKAKKYEFWTRVLPEKMQEALQQQHSEL